A window from Drosophila nasuta strain 15112-1781.00 chromosome 3, ASM2355853v1, whole genome shotgun sequence encodes these proteins:
- the LOC132792092 gene encoding uncharacterized protein LOC132792092, which translates to MVSSTNLINLNAVCIIEILKHIKKNCEINENTNYTDLINFALTCEWFRDVFLEWNSSLYEKLKIDQNYLVQSKSIVVNFDKLYKRLEKLTETEKVEFWNIYLKCIKFYKRLQKIEFRYNSNEYDKYHGEIINLFMDAITFKGRLKILIMNMEGWYLQKLPQLRQLKQLSVNVKIDAKDLVDYCKLNSNLTRLDLMKKEHTEQLVEIIKHCKKLRDLTFVIKKDLVDAEYIELVELSDLVNLRILGVHESGSLTSLFKALAAKKSSRLERLVIDTAPLDIVEIAKACEIKSLEEFRCRFVNLPTFYLIIYRVKGNDYVNFTFESETDATDLAFLADLPKFQSLRIYGRHKPGTLKPLFKRIAAKENPHFQRLKILQHNGIRTMFNNDEMQELLRIKTLDTLNCGFADERPIDFPTQLPDLYMVTIESHESSALRSFFQAFCNKLDCKLQSLTITGFPMELEDLLQIAKIQSITKLNCGLSDLNSICELTRLSQLELLTINSSQELIDFSEAIVNFIKASKLNVILLSNKNGIGFHRNERALTITMSEKMNSAGLAPLARVPNLTNIIVYGENQHNCLTGLFREFANHEATVLQELSFNYENLLISLDEVTQIARIKTLRYLKCGFSDPHSLELLQHLPQLEALRVTSTHHLREIANEVLTILMGCANEITISRSFRDITYNKHQRRLTITNSSYENEVLDAQEYAALSQLPQMKSLHIVGRHKLGTFKDLFAELAMNVNPTLQEIIFRNKDKYQNDTQKLLINNEETEEIVKISSIKRLKCGFSDAKSIKLLTKLINLQELNITRYLDGSLEVFLQELSSLHSPKLQSLNLSGKSLKYEEIAQVAKVNSLKRVDCALGDGQNVELLGHLNQLEELNIRADEVSSLARLFQALVITESKTLQHLKIANRALQYEEMQLVSQIQNLNKLSCTLNSTESIKLLSNLTHLKEMSIEFDQCEVEDIEMLAQLKNLISLDIKSPEVGSLRNILPQLINLQSLTISGNDINSSEFSALVNLTNLEVLEIKSFYIDDNYTFLLSLMQNCRQLKSIVLHYASRFVGLDFMKNALRILKEVRNPQEQEALRLQIPYFGGLTPEQIAISEPNLIIICRFAEELD; encoded by the exons atggTGTCCAGCACGAATCTAATAAACTTGAATGCAGTTTGTATTATTGAAATACTGAAGCATATTAAAAAGAATtgtgaaattaatgaaaacacTAATTACACCGATCTAATAAACTTTGCGTTGACATGTGAATGGTTTCGCGATGTGTTCTTGGAATGGAATTCTTCTCTATatgaaaaacttaaaattgaTCAAAACTATTTAGTGCAGTCAAAAAGTATTGTCGTAAATTTTGACAAGCTATATAAGCGACTAGAAAAAttaactgaaactgaaaaagTTGAATTTTGGAACATTTACTTGAAgtgcattaaattttataaacgcttacaaaaaatagaattcagatataattcaaatgaatatGATAAATATCATGGCgaaattatcaatttatttatggatGCTATTACATTTAAAGGCAGATTAAAGATACTAATTATGAATATGGAAG gaTGGTATCTTCAAAAATTACCTCAGCTGCGACAATTAAAACAACTGTCTGTGAATGTAAAAATTGATGCAAAAGATTTGGTTGATTATtgcaagttaaattcaaatcttACTCGATTGGATTTAATGAAGAAAGAGCATACTGAACAACTCGTCGAGATAATAAAGCACTGTAAAAAGTTAAGAGATCTTACCTTTGTAATTAAAAAGGATTTAGTCGATGCAGAATATATAGAATTGGTGGAACTTTCTGATTTAGTAAACTTGCGCATACTTGGAGTGCATGAAAGCGGTTCTCTTACTTCACTATTCAAAGCATTGGCCGCAAAAAAATCAAGTCGCCTTGAAAGATTGGTTATAGATACCGCGCCCTTGGATATCGTTGAGATTGCCAAAGCTTGTGAAATAAAATCGCTGGAGGAATTTAGATGCAGATTTGTTAATTTGCcgactttttatttaatcataTATCGTGTCAAAGGCAATGATTACgttaattttacatttgaGAGTGAAACAGATGCCACTGATCTGGCATTTCTAGCAGATTTACCAAAATTTCAATCTCTTCGCATATATGGAAGACACAAGCCTGGAACTTTGAAACCACTCTTTAAGAGAATTGCAGCAAAGGAAAATCCACATTTCCAGCGCTTGAAGATATTACAACATAATGGGATTCGAACGATGTTTAATAATGATGAGATGCAAGAACTTTTGAGAATCAAAACTCTAGACACTTTGAACTGTGGATTCGCTGATGAACGTCCTATCGATTTTCCAACACAATTGCCTGATCTTTACATGGTTACTATAGAATCACATGAAAGTTCAGCTCTACGTTCCTTTTTTCAGGCATTTTGTAATAAGTTGGATTGCAAACTTCAATCCTTGACAATCACAGGATTTCCTATGGAATTAGAAGACTTGCTGCAAATTGctaaaattcaatcaataacTAAACTCAATTGTGGTTTAAGCGATTTGAATAGCATATGCGAACTAACGCGTCTTTCTCAGCTCGAATTGCTTACGATAAATTCGTCACAAGAACTTATCGACTTCTCTGAAGCTATTGTAAATTTTATCAAGGCCTCTAAACTAAATGTCATCTTACTTAGCAATAAGAATGGCATTGGGTTCCATCGAAATGAAAGAGctttaacaataacaatgtcGGAGAAAATGAATTCTGCAGGTCTAGCACCTTTGGCTAGAGTGCCAAACCTAACAAATATTATCGTCTACGGAGAAAATCAACACAACTGTCTGACGGGTTTATTTAGAGAGTTTGCCAATCACGAGGCTACAGTGCTTCAGGAATTGTCctttaattatgaaaatctTCTCATAAGTCTCGATGAAGTTACACAAATTGCGAGGATCAAAACGTTGCGGTATTTGAAATGCGGATTCTCTGATCCTCACAGCTTGGAACTCTTGCAACATTTGCCTCAACTTGAAGCTCTGAGAGTGACATCTACGCATCATTTAAGGGAAATAGCTAACGAAGTTTTAACAATTCTTATGGGTTGTGCAAATGAAATAACCATCTCACGATCTTTCAGAGATATCACATATAACAAGCATCAAAGGAGATTGACAATTACAAACAGTTCTTACGAAAATGAAGTATTAGATGCTCAGGAATACGCAGCACTTTCGCAGTTGCCTCAAATGAAATCTTTGCATATTGTTGGCAGGCACAAGCTGGGAACATTTAAAGATCTTTTTGCAGAGTTAGCGATGAATGTAAATCCAACCCTTCAAGAAATAATCTTCAGGAATAAAGATAAATATCAGAACGATACTCAAAAGTTGCTTATTAACAATGAAGAAACCGAGGAAATCGTTAAGATATCATCAATTAAAAGATTGAAATGTGGCTTCAGTGATGCAAAAAGTATTAAACTTCTTACTAAACTAATCAACCTGCAAGAGTTAAATATAACCAGATATCTAGATGGTTCTCTTGAAGTGTTCCTTCAGGAATTGTCTTCACTGCATTCTCCTAAACTTCAATCTCTGAACTTATCTGGCAAGTCATTAAAATACGAAGAGATTGCTCAAGTTGCCAAAGTTAATTCATTGAAAAGAGTAGATTGCGCGTTGGGCGATGGACAAAATGTTGAACTCTTAGGacatttaaatcaattagAAGAACTTAATATAAGAGCAGATGAGGTTAGCTCTTTAGCAAGATTATTTCAGGCATTGGTTATTACAGAATCAAAAACTCTTCAACATTTAAAGATTGCTAATCGAGCTTTACAATATGAAGAGATGCAGCTTGTTTctcaaatacaaaatttaaataaactgaGCTGCACCTTAAACAGCACAGAGAGCATAAAACTATTAAGCAATTTAACGCATCTGAAAGAAATGTCAATAGAATTCGATCAATGTGAAGTAGAAGATATCGAAATGTTGGCTCAACTAAAAAATCTAATTTCCTTAGATATTAAGTCTCCAGAAGTTGGATCTCTCAGAAATATTTTGCCTCAACTTATAAACCTGCAAAGTTTAACAATAAGCGGAAATGATATAAATTCAAGTGAATTTTCTGCGTTGGTAAATTTGACAAATCTTGAAGTCCTGGAgataaaatcattttatattgACGATAATTATACATTTCTGTTAAGTTTAATGCAAAACTGTCGTCAGCTGAAATCAATAGTTTTACATTATGCAAGCCGTTTCGTGGGACTCGATTTTATGAAGAATGCTTTGAGAATTCTCAAAGAAGTGAGAAATCCCCAAGAACAGGAAGCCCTTAGACTGCAAATTCCTTATTTTGGAGGCTTAACACCAGAGCAA ATTGCCATCTCAGAACCAAACTTGATTATCATATGCAGATTTGCAGAGGAACTTGACTGA
- the LOC132788199 gene encoding protein regulator of cytokinesis 1-like, translated as MSVDTLCKIWALKLVTFQADISSLLKKSKRLAEQLNNTTINMENSQSLTQDKLRLHELMVHLTEELQRHRDEASAKKRLHEWQKSLDRMRAKIRKISHTLGEVGLVDMAAIDKLCDTEDYSQPHYEVLSQELQRCEALRHDNLSILIDRVWSQIYLWFNMTLQHSNMKHCKQDCASVELLELLEQKVIDLQTFYHDHSDIFQLYAKRDELWTRMAELDHLAGEPTRYRNRGGQLLREEKERNYIQGKLPEIEAKLGELVRHFEESEGRQFTVFNVEIMHKITMDWEEYNQTKANEIQRRKQSMFQTTTPRLIRGSSTTSSLVLNGKTPQRAKSGKLSARGLSSNGSTSSSLLSDRKPPQRNKCV; from the coding sequence ATGAGTGTCGATACACTGTGCAAGATTTGGGCACTTAAGCTAGTTACCTTTCAAGCGGATATTTCTTCTCTGCTCAAGAAGTCCAAGAGGTTGGCAGAGCAACTGAATAATACGACTATCAACATGGAGAACAGTCAGTCGCTGACACAAGACAAACTTCGGTTGCACGAATTGATGGTTCACCTAACTGAAGAGTTGCAGCGGCATCGCGATGAAGCCAGTGCAAAGAAGCGTTTGCACGAGTGGCAAAAGTCTCTGGACCGAATGCGTGCCAAGATCCGAAAGATATCCCACACTCTGGGTGAAGTTGGCCTTGTAGATATGGCGGCAATCGATAAGCTATGCGATACAGAGGATTACTCACAACCACACTATGAAGTGCTCAGCCAAGAGTTGCAACGTTGCGAGGCGCTTCGTCATGACAATCTTTCGATACTCATTGATCGTGTGTGGTCACAAATCTATCTGTGGTTCAACATGACATTGCAGCATTCAAACATGAAGCATTGCAAACAGGATTGCGCGTCTGTCGAGCTATTAGAGCTGTTGGAGCAGAAGGTAATTGATCTTCAGACATTCTACCACGATCACAGCGACATCTTTCAACTGTACGCCAAGCGTGATGAGTTGTGGACACGCATGGCTGAGCTGGATCATTTAGCTGGTGAGCCAACTCGATATCGCAATCGTGGTGGGCAATTACTTCGCGAGGAGAAAGAACGTAATTATATTCAGGGCAAATTGCCCGAGATTGAGGCCAAACTCGGTGAACTTGTGCGACACTTTGAAGAGTCTGAGGGTCGACAATTTACGGTATTCAACGTGGagataatgcataaaataaccATGGATTGGGAGGAATATAATCAGACTAAAGCGAATGAAATACAGCGACGCAAACAATCCATGTTTCAGACTACAACGCCAAGACTCATACGAGGCTCTTCCACCACATCCAGTCTTGTATTAAATGGAAAAACGCCTCAGCGTGCCAAGTCTGGAAAGCTCTCAGCAAGAGGATTGTCCTCAAATGGGTCCACATCATCCAGTCTTCTGTCGGATCGAAAGCCGCCACAGCGCAACAAGTGCGTATAA